A genomic window from Algoriphagus sp. Y33 includes:
- a CDS encoding chorismate-binding protein, translated as MHTNDVVTKHSKTEIIQLLLQLGLTSGGSFAIWRKPKSNTIEIVQDENAKPTKVDLSIEELEPGFIVHPFADQLDKKAYFIKANKYLSFDLNNPPGIDELPEWVRIQLDSKERLSHEEIRELLINQPLVSKVQTFKLSEDKAHFIQLVKRSIEAIQRKQLEKVVPARTKTISIPSNFDLSRTLLNLMDSYPNTFINFFHLPHVGTWIGASPETLIETNGDIFTTMSLAGTQKASGDNPLKSVAWTQKEIEEQALVSRYIVSCFKKIRLREYEEHGPKTVLAGNLLHLRSDFKINMQETGFPELGSIMLGLLHPTSAVCGMPRHEAHNFLQEFEGFDRSFFSGFLGPVNIQGGTSIYVNLRTASLHDNKATLYAGAGVTEDSDPEKEWEETELKCQIIGKFIQNPSA; from the coding sequence ATGCATACCAACGACGTAGTTACAAAACATAGCAAAACAGAAATCATCCAACTTCTGCTTCAATTGGGCTTGACCTCCGGCGGCTCTTTTGCAATTTGGAGAAAACCCAAATCCAACACCATTGAAATTGTACAAGACGAGAATGCAAAACCCACAAAAGTTGATTTGTCAATCGAAGAGCTTGAACCGGGATTTATAGTCCATCCCTTTGCAGATCAGTTGGATAAAAAAGCTTACTTTATCAAAGCAAACAAATACCTATCCTTTGACCTCAATAATCCACCCGGTATAGATGAGCTTCCTGAATGGGTCAGAATCCAATTGGACAGCAAGGAAAGGCTTTCCCATGAAGAAATTAGAGAATTGCTTATTAACCAACCCTTGGTAAGTAAAGTACAAACCTTCAAACTAAGCGAGGACAAAGCCCACTTCATCCAGTTGGTAAAAAGGAGTATTGAAGCTATTCAGAGAAAACAACTGGAAAAAGTTGTTCCGGCACGTACCAAGACCATTTCAATTCCATCAAATTTTGATCTGAGCCGTACGCTTTTAAATTTAATGGATTCCTACCCAAATACTTTCATCAATTTCTTTCATTTACCCCATGTAGGTACTTGGATTGGTGCTTCGCCTGAGACACTTATCGAAACCAACGGGGACATTTTCACTACCATGTCTCTTGCAGGCACCCAAAAAGCATCGGGAGACAACCCCCTGAAATCAGTTGCATGGACACAAAAAGAAATTGAGGAACAAGCATTAGTCAGCAGGTACATTGTATCTTGCTTTAAGAAAATACGGCTTCGGGAATATGAAGAGCATGGCCCCAAAACAGTGCTGGCGGGAAATCTTCTTCACCTTCGATCCGATTTCAAAATCAATATGCAGGAAACCGGCTTTCCTGAACTGGGGTCTATCATGTTGGGTCTTCTCCACCCGACTTCTGCTGTATGCGGAATGCCCAGACATGAAGCACATAATTTCCTTCAGGAATTCGAAGGCTTCGACCGCTCTTTTTTCTCGGGTTTTCTGGGACCTGTGAATATTCAGGGAGGTACCTCCATTTATGTCAATTTGAGAACTGCCAGCCTTCATGACAATAAGGCCACGCTCTACGCCGGTGCAGGTGTGACAGAAGATTCTGATCCTGAAAAGGAATGGGAAGAAACGGAGCTCAAATGTCAAATAATCGGTAAATTCATCCAAAACCCAAGCGCTTGA
- a CDS encoding hotdog fold thioesterase — protein sequence MVFSQKPSLNQINQMGKNNMPGFLGIVFTEIGDDHLTATMPVDERTKQPMGLLHGGANVVLAETLGSVAASLTIDMNKQACVGLEINANHLKGVKSGLVTGTTTPIHLGKSTQVWEIKIKNEQGQLCCISRITLAILDKK from the coding sequence ATGGTATTCTCTCAAAAGCCTTCACTGAATCAGATCAATCAAATGGGTAAAAACAACATGCCTGGTTTCTTAGGCATTGTATTTACAGAAATTGGCGATGATCACCTTACCGCTACTATGCCTGTAGATGAGAGAACAAAACAGCCCATGGGATTGTTACACGGTGGTGCCAATGTAGTACTTGCTGAGACTCTCGGAAGCGTGGCAGCCTCACTTACTATTGATATGAACAAACAAGCGTGTGTGGGACTGGAGATCAACGCCAATCATCTAAAAGGTGTGAAATCTGGATTAGTAACGGGAACTACAACCCCTATTCATCTTGGGAAAAGCACACAGGTCTGGGAAATCAAAATCAAAAATGAACAAGGGCAGCTCTGTTGCATCAGTCGCATCACCCTAGCGATTTTAGACAAAAAGTAA
- the menD gene encoding 2-succinyl-5-enolpyruvyl-6-hydroxy-3-cyclohexene-1-carboxylic-acid synthase: protein MILPQITDLVAICAKKGIQNAILSPGSRCAPLTLVFARHPHIHTRTISDERSAAFIALGMAQQLEQPVILVCTSGSAALNYYPAVAEAFFQQIPLLILTADRPAEWIDQYDGQTVFQPEVYGKHVKKSFQLPDFSSNPDQLWHSSRIVNEAINLSQQFPAGPVHINIPLREPFYPEKGEPLVFPEKPRVFNLLKSKTHPTDESLIKLKNRLETVRRIVIIPGQQRPDPQLQNLLDQLAKTQKAVIVADTISNLQSDQTITLHDHWLGSQEISENLKPDLIVSFGKSIISKSLKLFLRSTKASHWHIQSDGNAKDTFQQLTRTIASSPAYFLHWLAQNLGPQDTEYYQSWHAFEKAVDSSLTQILQRDVFGEYGALAYCLNKTPSLSKIHVANSMAVRYLNFLGKRNQEVICNRGTSGIDGSNSTAVGCTFTTKEMVTLITGDMAFFYDRNAFWHNYTMPNLRVILLNNHAGGIFRLIDGPSNQPELEEFFETQQPLSANHLATEFGFFYSKVVNQEELKASLADFYSDSLHPKILEIETSSPKNAEILKEVKEKIKIVIQQQK from the coding sequence TTGATTCTTCCTCAAATTACCGATTTAGTAGCCATCTGCGCCAAAAAAGGTATCCAAAACGCAATACTTTCCCCCGGATCCCGCTGTGCTCCTTTGACGCTTGTTTTTGCCCGCCATCCGCACATTCACACCAGGACGATCTCTGACGAGCGATCTGCTGCTTTCATAGCACTGGGAATGGCACAGCAGCTGGAGCAACCGGTAATACTTGTCTGCACCAGCGGATCCGCTGCCCTGAATTATTATCCCGCTGTAGCGGAAGCTTTTTTCCAGCAAATCCCCCTGCTCATCTTGACGGCAGATAGACCTGCAGAATGGATTGACCAATATGACGGGCAGACAGTGTTCCAACCTGAGGTCTATGGCAAGCATGTGAAAAAGAGTTTTCAGCTACCTGATTTCTCGAGCAATCCTGATCAACTTTGGCATTCCTCACGGATTGTGAATGAAGCGATCAATCTCTCTCAACAATTCCCGGCAGGCCCTGTTCATATCAACATTCCACTTCGGGAGCCTTTTTATCCCGAGAAAGGAGAGCCATTGGTTTTCCCGGAAAAGCCACGTGTTTTTAATTTATTGAAAAGCAAAACCCATCCTACGGATGAATCGCTTATCAAACTCAAAAACAGGCTGGAAACAGTCCGACGGATAGTAATCATTCCAGGTCAGCAACGTCCCGATCCACAGCTTCAGAACTTGCTGGATCAGCTTGCCAAAACCCAAAAAGCTGTAATTGTCGCAGATACCATCAGCAACCTTCAGTCTGACCAAACCATTACATTGCATGATCACTGGTTGGGAAGTCAAGAAATTTCAGAAAATCTAAAACCAGACCTGATTGTTAGCTTTGGCAAATCGATTATATCCAAATCACTTAAGCTCTTCCTTCGAAGCACTAAGGCGTCGCATTGGCATATTCAGTCTGATGGAAACGCCAAAGACACCTTTCAGCAATTGACAAGAACTATTGCCTCTTCACCTGCATACTTCCTCCACTGGTTAGCTCAAAACCTTGGTCCACAAGACACTGAATATTATCAGTCATGGCATGCTTTCGAGAAGGCGGTTGACTCAAGTCTGACTCAAATCTTACAGAGAGACGTCTTTGGAGAATATGGTGCATTGGCATATTGTCTTAATAAAACACCTTCCCTTTCCAAAATCCACGTTGCCAACAGCATGGCTGTCCGCTATTTGAATTTTCTTGGAAAGAGAAATCAGGAAGTGATTTGTAACAGAGGAACAAGTGGCATCGACGGATCCAATTCAACCGCTGTAGGCTGTACTTTTACCACCAAGGAAATGGTGACTCTGATCACTGGTGACATGGCTTTCTTCTATGACCGAAATGCTTTCTGGCATAACTACACCATGCCCAACCTCCGTGTGATTTTGCTGAATAATCATGCGGGAGGAATCTTCCGGTTGATAGACGGACCTTCAAACCAGCCGGAATTGGAGGAGTTTTTCGAAACCCAACAGCCGTTGTCTGCAAACCATTTGGCTACTGAGTTTGGATTCTTTTATTCCAAAGTGGTGAATCAAGAAGAACTGAAAGCTTCACTTGCGGACTTTTATTCGGATTCCCTACATCCAAAAATCTTGGAGATCGAGACTTCCAGTCCAAAAAATGCTGAGATTTTGAAAGAAGTAAAGGAGAAAATCAAGATTGTAATTCAGCAGCAAAAGTAG
- a CDS encoding helix-turn-helix domain-containing protein, translating into MKQPELGKKISEMRKAKGLTQEELVELCNLNVRTIQRIEAGEVTPRSYTVKALFEALGAKMENIEAESSPDYPKSLIPWLYTGFGAGLIYFFLSYFDITMEIEWMEGSYTNPLTFGLVKAGVIITFSLFLFGLIKMTSVFPNKTLQIALWVMLIANAFWLSIDLISLATSGFKIEDYYFVKLGTFGLAYGFMGAGFLCYKNLWSNIPQILGALGIVSGIMIFSTVGALFGLIPLTLFELGELGFMIWAINKIGRTSSPDSTFAAELQS; encoded by the coding sequence ATGAAGCAACCGGAACTTGGTAAGAAAATCTCTGAAATGAGAAAGGCAAAAGGATTGACTCAGGAGGAGTTGGTCGAGTTATGCAACCTGAATGTGCGGACAATCCAGCGCATCGAAGCGGGGGAGGTGACTCCCAGAAGTTATACGGTCAAAGCACTGTTTGAAGCGTTGGGAGCAAAGATGGAAAACATAGAAGCTGAGAGCTCTCCTGATTATCCAAAGTCATTAATACCATGGTTATACACTGGTTTTGGTGCAGGATTGATCTATTTCTTTTTGAGCTATTTTGATATCACTATGGAAATCGAGTGGATGGAAGGAAGTTATACCAATCCCTTAACTTTTGGCTTAGTGAAAGCGGGGGTTATAATCACTTTTTCTCTATTCCTATTTGGGTTGATCAAAATGACTTCGGTTTTCCCAAATAAGACCCTTCAGATTGCACTTTGGGTGATGCTGATTGCAAATGCATTTTGGCTCTCAATTGACTTGATTTCTTTGGCGACTTCCGGTTTTAAAATTGAGGACTATTATTTCGTAAAGCTGGGTACTTTTGGCCTTGCCTATGGATTTATGGGGGCTGGATTTCTTTGCTATAAAAATCTCTGGTCAAACATTCCCCAGATTTTAGGAGCATTGGGAATTGTGTCTGGAATTATGATCTTCTCTACAGTGGGAGCACTTTTTGGGTTGATTCCGCTTACGTTGTTTGAATTGGGAGAACTTGGATTTATGATCTGGGCTATTAATAAAATCGGGAGAACTTCTTCTCCCGATTCTACTTTTGCTGCTGAATTACAATCTTGA
- a CDS encoding histidine phosphatase family protein has translation MNRKKIYLVRHGQTDFNLKGVVQGSGIDAPINNTGMKQAAAFFEAYKNVPFDQVYYTGLQRTKQSIQSFLDLGIPSVSTTDLNEISWGDYEGLPMSPEESHYYRHMLDQWQQGNLDYCIAGGESPNIVAKRMQRGIDAIIEGPGETILVCMHGRAMRIFLSLMMKQDLCHMDMFEHKNLCLYLLEEKEDGDFELLKRNDTAHLKELV, from the coding sequence TTGAATCGAAAAAAAATTTACTTAGTTAGGCACGGTCAGACAGATTTCAATCTAAAAGGCGTAGTGCAGGGGAGTGGGATCGATGCTCCGATTAATAATACAGGCATGAAGCAAGCGGCTGCATTTTTTGAGGCTTATAAAAATGTTCCGTTTGATCAGGTATATTACACTGGATTGCAGCGAACCAAACAATCAATTCAATCATTTTTGGATCTGGGGATTCCATCAGTCTCTACGACGGATCTCAATGAGATTTCCTGGGGTGACTATGAGGGGCTACCGATGTCGCCTGAAGAAAGTCACTATTACCGGCATATGCTAGATCAGTGGCAGCAGGGGAATCTTGATTATTGTATTGCAGGAGGGGAAAGTCCAAATATCGTCGCCAAGCGTATGCAACGGGGAATAGATGCAATCATTGAAGGGCCGGGGGAAACTATTCTGGTATGTATGCACGGCCGTGCGATGCGAATCTTTTTGAGCTTGATGATGAAGCAGGATTTGTGTCACATGGATATGTTTGAACACAAAAATCTCTGCTTGTATCTACTCGAAGAAAAAGAGGATGGGGATTTTGAGTTACTGAAAAGAAACGATACTGCGCACCTTAAGGAGCTGGTGTAG
- a CDS encoding zinc ribbon domain-containing protein, giving the protein MESTVAQKLEAIHNLQLLDSKLDAIIKVRGALPEEVQDLEDEIAGYETRLEKFQSEIDSFDNEIKALKESIKDSEKLIKKYQEQQMNVRNNREYDAITKELELQDLEIQVAKKKITEAGFRIDQKKVDLEELSSVKKDRQKDLDQKNSELTSIVSESESDEAKLNNEREKSIKKVDERLLKAYTKIRANAKNGLAVVMVKRGACGGCFNTVPPQRQADIREKKKLIVCEHCGRILAGVEDEIIEEPTPKKKRATKTAKA; this is encoded by the coding sequence ATGGAAAGTACAGTAGCACAGAAACTCGAGGCTATTCACAACCTTCAACTTTTAGATTCAAAACTAGATGCCATCATCAAGGTTCGCGGAGCTCTTCCAGAAGAGGTTCAAGACTTAGAAGATGAAATTGCTGGATATGAAACTCGTTTGGAGAAATTTCAAAGTGAAATAGATTCTTTTGATAACGAAATAAAGGCGCTTAAAGAAAGCATCAAGGACTCTGAAAAACTGATCAAAAAGTATCAGGAGCAGCAGATGAATGTTCGCAATAACCGCGAATACGATGCGATCACCAAGGAGCTTGAGCTTCAGGATCTAGAGATTCAAGTTGCGAAGAAAAAAATCACCGAAGCAGGTTTTAGAATTGACCAGAAGAAAGTAGACTTGGAGGAATTAAGTTCAGTAAAAAAGGATCGGCAAAAAGATTTGGATCAGAAAAACAGCGAATTGACTTCGATTGTATCTGAAAGCGAATCGGATGAGGCCAAACTTAACAACGAACGTGAAAAGTCTATAAAGAAAGTGGACGAGAGACTTCTGAAAGCATATACTAAAATCAGAGCTAATGCCAAAAATGGTCTGGCAGTGGTGATGGTAAAAAGAGGTGCTTGCGGTGGATGTTTCAACACTGTTCCGCCTCAAAGACAAGCGGACATTCGTGAGAAGAAAAAGCTAATTGTTTGTGAACATTGTGGCAGAATCCTTGCCGGCGTAGAAGATGAGATCATCGAAGAACCTACACCAAAAAAGAAAAGAGCTACCAAAACAGCTAAAGCTTAA